A single genomic interval of Antarcticibacterium arcticum harbors:
- the nqrF gene encoding NADH:ubiquinone reductase (Na(+)-transporting) subunit F, which produces MTVIIASVIVFLVLILLLVAMLLGAKAKLIPSGPVKININGEKDLEVGSGGTLLTTLGDNKLFLPSACGGGGTCVQCKCIVSEGGGSILPTEEPHFTRKEIAQGWRLGCQVKVKQDMKITIPEEVFGIKKWEATVVSNYNVASFIKEFVVEIPEDMDYKAGGYIQIEIPKGEVPFKDMDITAHPEEHPGEPQKFKDEWDKFQLWPLVMKNGETVERAYSMASYPAEGRRIMLNVRIATPPWDRAKNGWMDVNPGIASSYIFSRKEGDKVIISGPYGEFFINESEAEMLYVGGGAGMAPMRSHLYELFRTIKTGRKVTYWYGGRSKRELFYTEHFRALERDFPNFKFYLALSEPMEEDNWKVKDGIEGEGDGFVGFIHQVVIDNYLQYHEAPEDIEYYFCGPPLMNKAVEQMTEDFGVPPENVRFDDFGG; this is translated from the coding sequence ATGACAGTTATTATAGCAAGTGTAATTGTATTTTTGGTTTTGATCCTGCTTTTGGTGGCTATGCTATTGGGAGCCAAGGCAAAACTAATTCCCTCAGGACCTGTAAAGATAAATATTAACGGTGAGAAGGATCTTGAAGTAGGGTCCGGTGGAACTTTACTTACTACCCTTGGAGACAATAAATTATTTTTACCTTCTGCCTGTGGTGGTGGTGGTACCTGTGTACAATGTAAATGTATTGTTTCTGAAGGTGGAGGAAGTATACTTCCTACTGAAGAACCACATTTTACCCGTAAAGAGATCGCACAGGGATGGAGACTGGGTTGCCAGGTGAAGGTAAAACAGGATATGAAGATCACAATTCCTGAAGAAGTATTCGGGATCAAGAAATGGGAAGCTACCGTGGTAAGTAACTATAACGTGGCCTCATTTATCAAGGAATTTGTAGTTGAAATTCCTGAAGATATGGACTATAAAGCCGGTGGATATATTCAAATTGAAATTCCTAAAGGTGAAGTTCCGTTTAAGGATATGGATATTACAGCACATCCTGAGGAACACCCGGGAGAACCTCAAAAGTTCAAGGATGAGTGGGATAAATTCCAGTTATGGCCATTGGTAATGAAAAATGGTGAAACTGTAGAGCGTGCCTACTCAATGGCCTCTTACCCTGCTGAAGGTAGAAGGATCATGCTTAACGTACGTATTGCAACCCCACCCTGGGACAGGGCTAAGAATGGCTGGATGGATGTGAATCCTGGTATAGCCTCCTCTTATATCTTCTCAAGAAAAGAAGGTGATAAAGTTATTATTTCTGGTCCTTACGGAGAATTCTTTATCAACGAGAGTGAAGCCGAAATGCTTTATGTGGGTGGTGGAGCCGGAATGGCACCAATGCGTTCACACCTTTATGAATTATTCAGAACCATTAAAACCGGTAGAAAAGTTACTTACTGGTATGGAGGACGTTCAAAAAGAGAACTATTCTATACAGAGCACTTTAGAGCTTTGGAAAGAGATTTTCCAAATTTCAAATTCTATCTGGCACTTTCAGAGCCAATGGAGGAGGACAACTGGAAAGTTAAAGATGGTATTGAAGGAGAAGGAGATGGTTTTGTTGGATTCATTCACCAGGTTGTAATAGATAACTATTTGCAATACCACGAAGCCCCTGAAGATATTGAGTATTACTTCTGTGGCCCACCTCTTATGAATAAGGCTGTTGAGCAAATGACCGAGGATTTTGGGGTTCCCCCTGAAAATGTAAGATTTGATGATTTTGGAGGTTAA
- a CDS encoding Na(+)-translocating NADH-quinone reductase subunit F — protein sequence MSNELSIQELHNLAMNIVGKDLEDNGYEFLGIKSDLKSNPQFVALREKKLHFVIVRAVTYPQNPKEYDGAFMEKMKQHALKFNARTFYAGVGLANSDNYDTPVSRDQDYIVNFEGLQEIL from the coding sequence ATGAGTAATGAACTTAGTATACAGGAACTTCACAACCTTGCAATGAATATTGTAGGGAAAGACCTTGAAGATAATGGGTATGAATTTTTAGGAATTAAAAGTGACCTTAAAAGCAATCCCCAGTTTGTAGCCCTTAGGGAAAAGAAGCTTCATTTCGTAATAGTAAGGGCTGTTACTTATCCGCAAAATCCCAAAGAATATGATGGGGCTTTTATGGAAAAGATGAAACAGCACGCTTTAAAATTCAATGCCCGAACTTTCTATGCTGGAGTGGGGCTTGCAAATTCAGATAATTATGACACACCTGTCTCCCGTGACCAGGATTATATTGTTAACTTTGAAGGCCTTCAGGAAATACTATAA
- a CDS encoding FAD:protein FMN transferase, which translates to MTHLSPVTRIILLTLKAFRKYYKGLVFLLLAVLLSCNPSSQVNEQVYRGEALGTTYQVKFFHTEKLDLQKGLDSIFKVINTSMSTYQADSDISRINSGDTTIVVDENFREVFNYSQQIFNESNGFFDPTVGKLVNAYGFGPEAGKVQLSKEMLDSIKQFVGFQKVELTRSNHIKKEHPGIYLDFNAIAKGYTVDVIARYLDSKNVNDYLLELGGELVAKGVNQYKEEAWAVGIDTPMEEERERELYAAVKLENRAMATSGNYRKFRIDSLSGQRFVHTINPITGFAEKSNLLSASVLAENCTLADGYATAFMALGLEKSIEMAQKLENVEVYLIYTDEENKVKTYITPGFESSLLAEN; encoded by the coding sequence ATGACACACCTGTCTCCCGTGACCAGGATTATATTGTTAACTTTGAAGGCCTTCAGGAAATACTATAAAGGTCTTGTCTTTTTGCTTTTAGCAGTATTGCTTTCCTGTAATCCTTCTTCTCAGGTTAATGAGCAGGTATACCGGGGGGAGGCTCTTGGCACCACCTATCAGGTCAAATTTTTTCATACTGAAAAACTGGATCTGCAAAAAGGCCTTGATTCTATTTTTAAGGTGATCAACACTTCCATGAGCACCTATCAGGCAGATTCTGATATTTCCCGAATAAATTCCGGGGATACCACTATAGTTGTGGATGAAAATTTCAGGGAAGTTTTTAATTATTCCCAGCAAATATTTAATGAAAGCAATGGGTTTTTTGACCCCACAGTAGGGAAATTGGTAAATGCCTATGGTTTTGGCCCGGAAGCCGGAAAGGTTCAATTAAGTAAAGAAATGCTGGATTCAATTAAACAATTCGTAGGTTTTCAAAAAGTGGAACTCACCCGGTCAAACCATATTAAAAAAGAGCATCCCGGGATATACTTAGATTTTAATGCCATTGCCAAAGGCTATACTGTTGATGTTATTGCACGTTACCTTGACAGTAAAAATGTAAATGATTATTTGCTTGAATTGGGAGGGGAACTGGTAGCAAAAGGAGTGAACCAATATAAAGAAGAGGCCTGGGCAGTTGGAATAGATACCCCAATGGAGGAGGAAAGGGAGCGGGAACTATATGCCGCAGTTAAGTTAGAAAACAGGGCCATGGCTACCTCCGGCAATTACCGCAAGTTCCGGATAGATTCCTTGAGCGGGCAGCGGTTTGTACATACTATTAACCCTATAACAGGTTTTGCTGAAAAAAGCAATTTATTAAGCGCATCGGTCCTCGCTGAAAACTGCACCCTGGCAGATGGTTATGCTACTGCATTTATGGCATTAGGTCTTGAAAAATCTATAGAAATGGCTCAAAAGCTCGAAAATGTAGAGGTGTACCTGATCTATACAGATGAAGAAAATAAGGTGAAAACATATATTACCCCGGGATTTGAAAGTTCCCTTCTTGCTGAAAATTAG
- a CDS encoding class I SAM-dependent methyltransferase: protein MRIFKLVLNTIPRPLLIKLSYLARPFLQLSLKGNKYQDPIDGKTFRKFLPYGYENQRENVLSPSTLSLERHRLLWLYLARETGFFRDKLKVLHFAPEQAFYKRFRRLKNLDYTTTDLNSPLADVKADITKLPFEDNSYDFILCNHVLEHIPDDTKAMQELYRILRPRGTAILQIPQDLSREKTFEDNSITSKTERAKIFGQYDHVRVYGKDYFNKLRQIGFKVEEVDYTKTLPAEEIDKYRIAQGEIIPVCRK, encoded by the coding sequence ATGAGAATCTTCAAATTAGTACTCAATACCATTCCCCGTCCCCTGTTAATTAAATTAAGCTACCTGGCCAGGCCGTTTTTGCAATTGAGCCTGAAAGGCAATAAATACCAGGATCCCATAGACGGGAAAACTTTTAGAAAATTTTTGCCTTACGGCTATGAAAACCAACGGGAGAATGTGCTCTCCCCTTCTACCCTTTCGCTGGAACGCCACAGGCTCCTATGGCTTTATCTAGCGCGGGAAACAGGATTCTTCAGAGATAAGCTTAAGGTTCTCCATTTTGCACCCGAACAGGCATTCTATAAGCGTTTCAGAAGGTTAAAGAATCTGGACTACACCACCACTGATCTCAATTCTCCCCTCGCCGATGTAAAAGCTGATATCACGAAACTTCCTTTTGAAGATAACAGTTATGACTTCATCCTTTGTAATCACGTGTTAGAGCACATTCCTGATGACACAAAGGCGATGCAGGAACTTTACAGGATACTGCGGCCCCGGGGAACTGCAATTTTACAAATACCCCAGGACCTTTCCCGCGAAAAAACTTTCGAAGATAACAGCATAACCTCTAAAACCGAAAGAGCGAAGATCTTTGGGCAATATGATCATGTAAGGGTGTACGGAAAAGATTACTTTAATAAGCTACGACAAATTGGGTTTAAGGTTGAGGAAGTTGATTACACTAAAACCCTCCCAGCAGAAGAAATAGATAAATACAGGATAGCTCAAGGGGAGATCATCCCTGTATGCCGGAAATAA
- a CDS encoding HNH endonuclease has product MIKSFRQEHWKHLYKEIWQDRFKYKISNLGRVISFVKNPEGELLSGGKTAGYLSFVVVLKSGKNKSYYFHRMVAELFLERKEDEKYVIHKNYNKHENQAENLAWVNKEEWTRHQFGNPSVVENKLKRKLRKITTYSKLTYAQAVILKKKLLDPNRKTRIRVLAKQFGVSEMQLYRIKSGENWGDIKV; this is encoded by the coding sequence ATGATCAAAAGTTTTAGACAGGAACATTGGAAACATTTATATAAGGAGATCTGGCAGGATCGCTTTAAATATAAAATTTCAAATCTGGGCAGGGTAATAAGTTTTGTAAAAAACCCTGAAGGTGAACTATTGTCCGGAGGTAAAACTGCCGGTTATCTCTCTTTTGTGGTGGTGTTGAAATCCGGAAAGAATAAGAGTTATTATTTTCACCGAATGGTTGCAGAGTTGTTCCTGGAAAGGAAGGAAGATGAGAAATATGTAATCCATAAGAATTATAATAAACACGAAAACCAGGCAGAGAATCTTGCCTGGGTAAATAAAGAAGAATGGACCCGGCATCAGTTTGGAAACCCCAGCGTGGTGGAGAATAAACTGAAAAGAAAACTAAGAAAGATCACCACCTATTCAAAACTCACCTATGCACAGGCGGTAATTTTAAAGAAAAAATTGCTTGATCCCAACCGAAAAACCCGCATAAGGGTTTTGGCAAAACAATTTGGAGTTTCTGAAATGCAGTTATACCGCATCAAATCTGGTGAAAATTGGGGTGATATAAAGGTATGA
- the map gene encoding type I methionyl aminopeptidase, whose product MIIQKTREEIELMRESALVVSRTLGMLASEIKPGITTLHLDKMAEEYIREQKAVPGFLGLYDFPNTLCMSPNAQVVHGVPNSTPLVEGDIISIDCGAIKEGFYGDHAYTFGVGEISEETKKLLQVTKESLYKGIEEFKAGNRVGDVGFAIQKYCEDHGYGVVRELVGHGLGKKMHEDPEMPNYGQRGRGKKFVEGMVVAIEPMINMGTKRIKQLKDGWTILTADGKPSAHFEHNVAIVDGKPELLSTFKYIYEALGIQSDEEDNFRAQK is encoded by the coding sequence ATGATCATACAAAAAACCAGGGAAGAAATTGAGTTAATGAGGGAGAGCGCCTTAGTTGTATCCAGGACATTAGGGATGCTGGCTTCAGAGATCAAACCCGGTATTACTACCCTTCATTTGGATAAAATGGCTGAAGAATATATACGGGAACAAAAGGCTGTCCCGGGGTTTTTAGGATTATATGATTTTCCAAACACCCTATGTATGAGCCCTAATGCACAGGTAGTTCACGGAGTACCAAATAGCACCCCTCTGGTGGAAGGAGATATAATCTCTATAGACTGTGGGGCGATTAAAGAAGGTTTTTATGGAGATCATGCATATACTTTTGGTGTAGGAGAAATAAGTGAGGAGACTAAAAAGCTGCTTCAGGTTACCAAAGAATCTCTTTACAAGGGTATAGAAGAATTTAAGGCAGGGAACAGAGTTGGAGATGTGGGATTTGCGATTCAAAAATATTGTGAGGACCACGGCTATGGAGTAGTAAGAGAATTGGTAGGTCACGGTTTAGGCAAAAAAATGCATGAAGATCCGGAAATGCCAAATTACGGCCAACGAGGCAGAGGAAAGAAATTTGTAGAAGGAATGGTTGTGGCAATTGAACCCATGATCAATATGGGTACAAAACGTATTAAGCAATTAAAGGATGGATGGACCATTCTTACTGCCGACGGGAAACCCAGCGCTCACTTTGAACACAATGTGGCAATTGTAGATGGGAAACCCGAACTGCTTTCTACCTTTAAATATATATATGAAGCACTGGGAATCCAGAGCGACGAGGAAGATAATTTCAGGGCACAGAAATAA
- a CDS encoding BT0820 family HAD-type phosphatase, which translates to MFENLTIAVDFDGTIVENRFPEIGKPILFAIETLLKLQEEGHHLILWTYRTGIHLEEAVNFCKKKGVHFYAVNSSYPEEIFDHSLSRKIQADYFIDDRNIGGLMGWGEIYHTLNGISESRGQKNLKIKNNKKGVLRYLKLKL; encoded by the coding sequence ATGTTTGAAAACCTTACTATCGCTGTAGATTTTGACGGTACTATTGTGGAGAACAGGTTTCCTGAAATTGGAAAACCCATTTTATTTGCCATCGAGACCCTTTTAAAACTCCAGGAAGAGGGCCATCACTTGATCCTGTGGACTTACAGAACCGGAATTCATCTGGAAGAGGCGGTTAATTTCTGCAAGAAAAAAGGGGTGCACTTTTATGCAGTTAACAGTAGTTATCCGGAAGAAATTTTTGACCATTCATTGAGCCGTAAAATTCAGGCAGATTATTTTATAGACGACCGTAATATAGGTGGTCTAATGGGCTGGGGCGAGATCTACCATACCTTGAATGGTATCTCTGAATCCCGAGGCCAAAAGAACCTTAAAATAAAGAATAACAAAAAAGGGGTTTTACGCTACCTCAAATTAAAATTATGA
- a CDS encoding TlpA family protein disulfide reductase: MSLYILILAIFTACGNQTTGDKAQINVDNNNQVQIIADADAEENDIQSMIVGKFTKEDLMKAPFSSWFEKGYNEYQPTAEDLASIKENISDFEVVGFVGTWCPDSRRELPKLFKILDEAGYDLSKLTMVGVTRGKSTPENLEEGYNMHRVPTFIFLKDGKEVNRFVEYGVETIEKDIAKIVTGQEYKNAYAN; encoded by the coding sequence ATGAGCTTATACATTTTAATACTTGCAATTTTTACTGCCTGTGGAAACCAAACTACCGGGGATAAGGCACAAATAAATGTGGATAATAACAATCAGGTACAAATCATTGCTGATGCAGATGCTGAAGAAAACGATATTCAAAGTATGATAGTAGGAAAATTTACTAAAGAGGACCTTATGAAAGCTCCGTTTTCCAGCTGGTTCGAAAAAGGATATAATGAATACCAGCCAACAGCAGAAGATCTTGCCAGCATAAAAGAAAATATTTCAGACTTTGAGGTTGTGGGTTTTGTGGGCACCTGGTGCCCGGACAGCCGAAGGGAGCTTCCTAAATTGTTCAAGATCCTTGATGAGGCAGGATATGACCTTTCCAAACTCACTATGGTAGGAGTTACAAGAGGAAAATCTACTCCGGAAAATCTGGAAGAGGGTTATAACATGCACAGGGTACCCACTTTCATCTTTTTAAAAGATGGGAAAGAGGTAAACAGGTTTGTAGAATATGGAGTTGAAACAATTGAAAAGGATATCGCTAAAATAGTTACAGGGCAGGAGTACAAAAATGCCTACGCCAATTAA
- the gpmI gene encoding 2,3-bisphosphoglycerate-independent phosphoglycerate mutase, which yields MNKKVILLILDGWGITQDEKVSAIAHANTPNFDSLIQKYPHAQLLTHGMNVGLPEGQMGNSEVGHMNLGAGRIVYQDLAKINLAVQNKSLTSEPVLEQAFDYALRNNKPIHFMGLLSDGGVHSHIDHLKGLLTAAEEFGIKEKFVHAFTDGRDVDPHSGIKFVDELTQHLQLTNAKLATVIGRYFAMDRDNRWERVQKAYDLIVSGKGNKTSNVLDAIQQSYDIGISDEFLEPIVLTNEEGLPVATLKNDEVVIFFNFRTDRGRQLTQALSQEDIEQYNMKKLSLYFVTLTTYDETFTNINTVFRKDNLKATLGEVLEYMGKKQIRIAETEKYPHVTFFFSGGREAPFKGEKRIMCNSPKVATYDLKPEMSAFEIRDKIIPEIEEEHADFICLNFANPDMVGHTGVFKAAVKACEAVDECLGDVVNAAIEHQFSVLVIADHGNCEMMINPDGSPNTAHTTNPVPLILVDNDIKHINSGNLGSIAPTILQLMGITKPELMTQDSLI from the coding sequence ATGAATAAGAAAGTGATCCTTTTGATCCTGGACGGCTGGGGTATTACTCAGGATGAAAAGGTATCGGCGATAGCACATGCCAATACTCCAAATTTTGATTCCTTAATTCAAAAATATCCCCACGCCCAGTTACTTACCCATGGAATGAATGTAGGATTGCCAGAGGGTCAAATGGGAAACAGCGAGGTTGGTCACATGAATTTAGGAGCCGGAAGGATAGTATATCAGGATCTCGCAAAAATAAACCTCGCTGTTCAAAACAAAAGCTTAACCAGCGAACCTGTTTTGGAACAGGCATTTGATTATGCACTTCGCAACAATAAGCCAATTCACTTTATGGGATTACTAAGTGATGGAGGGGTACATTCTCATATTGACCATTTAAAAGGCCTGCTTACTGCTGCAGAGGAATTTGGAATTAAGGAGAAATTTGTCCACGCTTTTACTGATGGCCGGGATGTAGACCCTCATTCAGGAATAAAATTTGTAGATGAGCTTACTCAACATTTACAGCTTACCAATGCCAAACTTGCAACTGTTATTGGAAGATATTTTGCAATGGACAGGGATAACCGTTGGGAAAGAGTTCAAAAAGCATATGACCTTATTGTTTCAGGAAAAGGAAATAAAACCTCCAATGTTCTTGATGCAATACAGCAGAGTTATGACATTGGGATCTCAGATGAATTCCTGGAGCCTATCGTTCTTACCAATGAGGAAGGATTGCCTGTTGCAACTTTAAAAAATGACGAGGTGGTGATCTTTTTCAATTTCCGGACAGACAGGGGTCGCCAGCTTACCCAGGCCCTTTCTCAGGAGGATATTGAACAATATAATATGAAAAAACTTTCGTTGTATTTTGTGACACTCACCACGTATGATGAAACATTTACCAATATTAATACGGTTTTCAGGAAGGATAATTTAAAAGCAACCCTGGGAGAAGTCCTGGAGTATATGGGTAAAAAACAAATAAGGATCGCCGAGACCGAAAAATACCCTCACGTTACCTTTTTCTTTTCCGGCGGCAGGGAAGCTCCTTTTAAAGGTGAAAAACGCATTATGTGCAATTCTCCCAAAGTGGCAACCTATGACCTTAAACCCGAAATGAGTGCTTTTGAAATTAGGGACAAGATCATCCCGGAGATCGAAGAGGAGCATGCCGATTTTATTTGTTTGAATTTTGCAAATCCAGATATGGTAGGTCATACCGGAGTTTTTAAAGCTGCTGTAAAAGCATGTGAAGCGGTGGATGAATGTCTTGGAGATGTTGTAAATGCAGCAATAGAGCACCAATTTAGCGTACTTGTAATTGCAGATCATGGAAACTGTGAGATGATGATAAACCCAGACGGGTCCCCCAATACTGCTCACACAACCAACCCGGTTCCCCTAATTTTGGTTGATAATGACATAAAACACATCAATAGTGGTAATTTAGGAAGCATTGCACCGACTATACTTCAATTAATGGGCATTACTAAACCCGAATTAATGACCCAGGATTCTTTAATTTAA
- a CDS encoding M48 family metalloprotease has product MIRLFIAAAIIIFGIIKFCSSAEENPYTGETQYVGLNPEEEIALGLQTAPMLIKEYGGLSSNSPAREKVQETGRKLVANSIANSSPYKYEFYLLADTQTINAFALPGGPIFITEALYSRLQNINQLAGVLGHEIGHVIGRHSAERMAQQGFTNSVLTAVAVGSESQGATQIAAVAGNLINMKYGRGDELDSDNLGVKIMMDAGYDPEALIEVMEILKKAGGPNRTPEFQSTHPDPDNRVEKIREAIKQYRK; this is encoded by the coding sequence ATGATACGATTGTTTATTGCAGCTGCAATAATCATATTTGGAATAATAAAATTTTGTTCCTCAGCCGAAGAAAACCCTTATACCGGTGAGACGCAGTATGTAGGATTGAATCCTGAAGAAGAAATTGCGTTGGGATTACAAACCGCTCCTATGCTTATTAAAGAATATGGTGGTCTTTCTTCAAATTCACCAGCCCGGGAAAAAGTACAGGAAACAGGCAGAAAACTGGTTGCAAACAGTATTGCAAATAGCAGTCCTTATAAATATGAATTTTATTTACTGGCAGATACCCAAACAATAAATGCGTTTGCTTTGCCGGGAGGCCCCATTTTTATCACTGAAGCGCTTTATTCCCGGTTACAGAACATCAATCAGCTGGCCGGAGTTTTAGGCCACGAAATAGGACACGTTATAGGTAGACATTCCGCAGAAAGAATGGCGCAGCAGGGCTTCACCAATTCTGTATTAACTGCTGTTGCGGTAGGTTCTGAAAGCCAGGGAGCTACACAAATCGCGGCTGTTGCCGGCAATTTAATAAATATGAAGTACGGCCGTGGTGATGAGCTGGACAGTGATAATCTGGGGGTTAAGATAATGATGGATGCGGGTTATGATCCTGAAGCCCTTATAGAAGTGATGGAAATCCTTAAAAAAGCAGGTGGCCCCAACCGCACTCCGGAATTTCAAAGCACCCACCCCGATCCTGATAACCGTGTAGAAAAGATTAGGGAAGCAATTAAGCAATACCGGAAATAA
- a CDS encoding murein L,D-transpeptidase catalytic domain family protein yields MTYKILTVLSVFLFSFAYTTAPGETTPSNNTLLSEISSEPITEELTIEEEISQLYTLFSEKNSNIPSLTSFKNGMMGYYKLQAQNLVEKEILTIIDFSLSSTKKRMWVLDMKNHEVLIHSVVAHGKNTGGEFATQFSNKVNSLQSSLGFYLTAETYMGGNGYSLFIDGMEEEFNSKARERYVVIHGAGYANPESIKGLGRLGRSYGCPAVPTSLTNEFIDTIKERSVLYIHSNDKKYIERSKMIRA; encoded by the coding sequence ATGACATACAAAATTCTCACCGTTTTATCCGTATTTCTTTTCTCTTTCGCATATACCACAGCTCCGGGCGAAACCACACCTTCAAACAACACGCTACTCTCTGAGATCTCTTCTGAGCCTATAACCGAAGAATTGACCATTGAGGAGGAAATAAGCCAGTTATACACGCTTTTTTCCGAAAAAAATTCAAATATTCCTTCATTGACCAGTTTCAAAAACGGTATGATGGGATATTATAAGCTGCAAGCCCAAAACCTGGTTGAAAAAGAAATCCTTACCATAATTGATTTTAGTTTGTCTTCCACCAAAAAAAGGATGTGGGTGCTGGATATGAAAAATCACGAAGTTCTTATTCATTCTGTAGTTGCCCATGGAAAGAATACCGGGGGAGAATTTGCTACCCAGTTTTCCAACAAGGTGAATTCCCTTCAAAGTTCTCTTGGATTTTATTTAACCGCTGAAACTTATATGGGCGGCAATGGATATTCTTTATTCATTGATGGAATGGAGGAGGAGTTCAACTCCAAAGCACGTGAGAGATATGTAGTAATTCATGGGGCCGGTTATGCCAACCCAGAATCTATCAAAGGGTTGGGAAGACTTGGTAGAAGCTATGGTTGTCCTGCCGTGCCTACCTCACTTACCAATGAATTTATTGATACTATCAAAGAAAGATCTGTTTTATATATTCATTCCAACGATAAAAAATATATTGAAAGATCTAAAATGATACGCGCTTAA
- a CDS encoding L,D-transpeptidase family protein — protein MKNKLLNSSNIVNRFLIFSILLISVVSCKKGGNDTYVWYFTDEELGNAEQISALISNPADLNLFNQDSVADFYAHRKFIPAWSDVKLREDFIETLKEAEHEGLYIEDYHGEIILSRIDNLKKLGEKEKSELDILLTDAFLKFGKHLLNGILDPRELHSIWDTPRNKEDLMALLKEVTDKKDLDIAMDKLRPSHLVYKQLIASSKEYNNLRTKSQDWEDIPSGEMIKHNKKDERIPLIQERLKTLNYLDTIQAGVMENNEYVQKAIENFQGDNGLQADGVIGNSTIELLNMNYQKRYEQIQVNLERWRWYPRDLGEHFIIVNIANFNLDVIKDNDTVHRHRTMVGTEARKTPVFSEEIKYLVFNPTWTIPPTIQNDDVIPGMRRNSGYLANKKINVYDSSGNQVDPSGINWNGDDAKRYTYMQNPGASNPLGRVKIMYPNEYFIYLHDTPSQALFERNSRDQSSGCVRVEHAVDLAKYLLSDQEEYSSKVIDDIIAKGTTRQINMKQKVNVHHFYWTAWRENGATRFTADIYDYDRKTYEALRKAS, from the coding sequence ATGAAAAACAAACTTCTTAATAGTTCAAATATTGTAAACCGTTTTTTAATATTTTCAATTTTGCTTATCTCCGTAGTTTCCTGTAAAAAGGGAGGTAATGACACGTATGTTTGGTATTTTACAGATGAAGAACTGGGTAATGCCGAGCAAATAAGTGCCCTTATTTCCAATCCCGCAGATCTTAATCTATTTAACCAGGATTCTGTTGCCGATTTCTATGCGCACAGAAAATTTATACCGGCATGGAGCGACGTAAAATTAAGGGAAGACTTTATCGAAACCCTCAAAGAGGCGGAGCATGAAGGGCTATATATAGAGGATTATCATGGCGAAATAATCCTGTCGCGCATTGATAACCTTAAAAAGCTAGGGGAAAAAGAAAAAAGTGAACTTGATATTTTATTGACAGATGCGTTTTTAAAATTCGGGAAACATTTACTCAACGGCATACTTGATCCCAGAGAACTACATAGTATTTGGGATACCCCAAGGAATAAAGAAGACCTCATGGCCCTGTTAAAAGAAGTAACAGATAAGAAGGACCTTGATATTGCAATGGATAAGCTCCGGCCATCGCACCTGGTTTATAAACAGCTTATAGCCTCTTCTAAAGAATACAATAATCTTAGAACCAAATCACAGGATTGGGAAGACATTCCTTCAGGGGAGATGATAAAGCATAACAAAAAAGATGAACGTATCCCCCTCATTCAGGAAAGACTTAAAACTTTAAATTACCTGGATACCATTCAGGCGGGAGTCATGGAGAACAATGAATATGTGCAGAAAGCCATTGAAAATTTCCAGGGAGATAACGGCCTGCAGGCCGATGGAGTTATTGGAAATTCAACCATAGAATTGCTTAACATGAATTATCAAAAGCGCTATGAGCAAATACAGGTAAATCTTGAGCGCTGGAGATGGTACCCAAGAGATCTTGGGGAGCACTTTATTATCGTGAATATCGCTAATTTCAATCTGGACGTAATTAAGGATAATGACACTGTTCACAGGCATCGTACCATGGTGGGAACTGAAGCAAGAAAGACCCCTGTTTTTTCAGAAGAAATAAAATATCTCGTATTCAACCCAACCTGGACCATTCCGCCTACTATTCAAAATGACGATGTTATTCCCGGAATGCGTAGAAATTCAGGGTACCTGGCAAATAAAAAGATCAATGTATATGACAGTAGCGGGAATCAGGTAGATCCTTCGGGTATAAACTGGAATGGTGATGATGCAAAAAGGTATACTTATATGCAAAACCCCGGGGCATCCAATCCGTTGGGCAGGGTTAAGATCATGTATCCGAATGAATATTTCATTTACCTTCATGATACCCCGTCCCAGGCATTATTTGAAAGGAATTCCCGGGATCAAAGTTCCGGATGTGTAAGAGTTGAACACGCGGTAGACCTTGCTAAATATTTACTTAGCGACCAGGAAGAATACTCCTCCAAGGTAATAGATGATATTATTGCCAAAGGGACCACCAGACAAATAAATATGAAGCAGAAGGTAAACGTACATCACTTTTACTGGACTGCATGGAGGGAAAATGGCGCGACCCGTTTTACAGCAGATATTTATGATTATGACCGTAAAACTTATGAAGCATTAAGAAAGGCTTCTTAA